The following are from one region of the Zonotrichia albicollis isolate bZonAlb1 chromosome 15, bZonAlb1.hap1, whole genome shotgun sequence genome:
- the DND1 gene encoding dead end protein homolog 1, translating into MTWKNKINEANKMALLAWEKETGIELVQINGQRRYGGPPPGWVGGPPPAGTEVYIARLPQDIYEDTLLPLFGSVGRLYEFRLMMTFSGMNRGFAYARYACWQDARRAIATFHRFQLRRGCAIVVCWSTQKRELLVSGLGASVSQQKLEATLQRVTEGICSVTLHASPSQKQAKLAVLKYRSHQAAALAKKALMEGTLRLGKAKMTVEWLNPQLKQKLQLCEEEPPSSWVQGGESPAVPPLPSLQNVLDCLNALCWKHHLRTPLIRTKCVQVNPNGWQHFWYQVAIPGSQVPISGFMWISPDRQGQSEHEKAKVVAALYVLRALAESLGAS; encoded by the exons ATG ACATGGAAGAACAAAATCAACGAGGCCAACAAGATGGCCCTGCTGGCCTGGGAGAAGGAGACGGGCATCGAGCTGGTGCAGATCAACGGGCAGAGGCGCTACGGGGGCCCTCCCCCAG GCTGGGTGGGCGGCCCGCCGCCGGCCGGCACCGAGGTGTACATCGCCAGGCTGCCGCAGGACATCTATGAGGACACGCTGCTGCCGCTGTTCGGGAGCGTGGGGCGGCTCTACGAGTTCCGCCTGATGATGACGTTCAGCGGGATGAACCGCGGCTTCGCCTACGCCCGCTACGCGTGCTGGCAGGACGCGCGCCGCGCCATCGCCACCTTCCACCGCTTCCAGCTGCGCCGCGGCTGCGCCATCGTCGTCTGCTGGAGCACGCAGAAGCGCGAGCTGCTCGTCAGCGGCCTGGGCGCCTCGGTGAGCCAGCAGAAGCTGGAGGCCACGCTGCAGAGGGTCACCGAGGGCATCTGTAGCGTCACCCTGCATGCCAGCCCCTCCCAGAAACAGGCCAAGCTCGCAGTACTGAAGTACAGGTCGCAccaggctgctgccctggccaAGAAAGCTCTGATGGAAG GGACCCTGAGGCTCGGGAAAGCAAAGATGACGGTGGAATGGCTGAATCCCCAGCTGAAGcagaagctgcagctctgtgaggaGGAGCCACCATccagctgggtgcagggaggtgagagcccagcagtgcccccgCTTCCGTCGCTGCAGAACGTGCTGGACTGCCTGAACGCGCTGTGCTGGAAGCATCACCTGAGGACACCCCTGATCAGGACCAAGTGTGTCCAGGTGAACCCCAACGGGTGGCAGCACTTCTGGTACCAAGTGGCCATCCCAGGGTCCCAGGTGCCCATCAGTGGCTTCATGTGGATCTCACCAGACAGGCAGGGCCAGAGCGAGCACGAGAAGGCCAAGGTGGTGGCAGCCCTGTACGTTCTGCGGGCGTTGGCTGAGTCCTTG GGTGCCAGCTGA
- the WDR55 gene encoding WD repeat-containing protein 55, whose protein sequence is MAAAMEEEPQESPEPEVREPRVRDTPEDICLEATANAIALHPERPLLAAGDVDGDVYLYSYSCTEGENRQLWSSGHHLKSCRDAAFSQDGQKLFTVSKDKSIHILTSEEGRLETRIPKAHEAALNCVLPIDNHIFATGDDGGAVKVWDLRRGSAILEARQQEEYISAMAVDGNGKILLTASGDGTLGVFNVKRRRFELLSEPQNGDLTSVVLLKRARKVACGSSEGTIYLFNWDGFGAASDRFALRAETIDCMVPITDSIVCVGSLDGVIRAVNVLPNRVLGCVGQHLGEPIEQLAVAADGKLLASSGHDQKVKFWDVSALRSMVVDDYRRKKKKGGPLRALSSKALGSGEDFFADLRDEAEPEAAEGGDSGDSDDSDSD, encoded by the exons ATGGCGGCCGCCATGGAGGAG gagccccaggagTCGCCGGAGCCGGAGGTGCGGGAGCCGCGGGTGCGGGACACGCCCGAGGACATCTGTCTGGAGGCCACGGCCAACGCCATCGCGCTGCACCCGGAGCGGCCGCTGCTGGCCGCGGGGGACGTGGACGGCGATGTGTACCT GTACTCGTACTCCTGCACCGAGGGGGAGAACCGGCAGCTCTGGTCCTCGGGACATCACCTCAAGTCGTGCCGGGACGCAGCGTTCTCCCAGGACGGGCAGA AGCTTTTCACTGTGTCCAAGGATAAGTCCATCCACATTCTGACATCGGAGGAGGGACGGCTGGAGACGCGCATCCCTAAGGCCCACGA agcagctctcaaCTGCGTGCTGCCCATCGACAACCACATCTTCGCCACGGGTGATGACGGCGGGGCAGTGAAGGTGTGGGACTTGCGCAGGGGCAGCGCCATCCTGGAGGCACGGCAGCAGGAGGAGTACATCAGTGCCATGGCTGTGGATGGCAACGGGAAGATCCTGCTGACAGCCAG TGGTGATGGCACCCTGGGCGTCTTCAACGTGAAGCGACGGCGCTTTGAGCTGCTCTCGGAGCCGCAGAACGGCGACCTGACCTCTGTGGTGCTGCTGAAG AGGGCGAGGAAGGTGGCGTGTGGCTCCAGCGAAGGCACCATCTACCTCTTCAACTGGGACGGCTTCGGGGCAGCCAGCGACCGCTTTGCGCTCAGGGCAGAGACCATTGACTGCATGGTGCCCATCACGGACAGCATCGTGTGCGTGGGGTCCCTGGACGGAGTCATCAG ggcgGTGAACGTGCTGCCGAACCGCGTGCTGGGCTGCGTGGGGCAGCACCTGGGCGAGCCCATCGAGCAGCTGGCCGTGGCGGCGGACGGGAAGCTCCTGGCCAGCAGCGGCCACGACCAGAAGGTGAAGTTCTGGGACGTGTCGGCGCTCCGCTCCATGGTGGTCGATGATTACCGGcggaagaagaagaagggcgGGCCGCTGCGCGCTCTCAGCAGCAAGGCGCTGGGCAGCGGGGAGGATTTCTTCGCCGACCTGCGGGACGAGGCCGAGCCGGAGGCGGCGGAGGGCGGTGACAGCGGCGACAGCGACGACAGCGACAGCGACTGA